The genomic region CGAGCAGGCGGCCATGGCGGTGCGGATCGCCGATGCCGCCGTCGTCGGCTCCGCCCTGCTCGACACGCTCGCGGCCGATCTCGACGAGTCGGGCCGGGCGCGGCCGGGAACGGTCGAGAAGGTTCTCGACCAGGTGCGCGCGCTCGCCGCCGGCGTGCGCGGCGCCCGCCGCGAGGCGGCCTGAGCGGAGCCGACGCGGCAGCGATGAACTGGCTCACGAACTACGTCCGGCCGAAGATACGCACCCTGCTCGGGCGCAAGGACGTGCCGGAAAACCTCTGGCACAAATGCCCCGCCTGCGAGCAGATGATCTTCCATCGCGAGCTCGAGAAGACCCTTCGCGTCTGCCCGAGCTGCGGCCACCACATGCGGCTTCCCGCCAAGGCGCGGATCGCGATGCTGATGGATGAGGGCTACGCCACCATCGAGCTTCCGGCGGTGCCGCAGGACCCCCTGCACTTCCGCGATCAGAAGCGCTACGTTGACCGTCTCAAGGCCGCCCGCGCCGAGACCGAGCTCGAGGACGCGATCATCGTCGCGCACGGAACGATCGGCGCCTACCGCGCCGTGGTCGCCGTCTTCGCCTTCGAGTTCATGGGCGGCTCGATGGGCACGGCGGTGGGCGAAGCCCTGGTCGCCGCCGCGCGGCTTGCGGTTCTGCAGCAGGCGGCGCTCGTCGTCGTCACCGCCTCGGGCGGGGCGCGCATGCAGGAGGGCGTGCTCAGCCTGATGCAAATGCCGCGCACCATCATCGCGGTTCAGCACGTGAAGGACGCGGGCCTTC from Elioraea tepida harbors:
- the accD gene encoding acetyl-CoA carboxylase, carboxyltransferase subunit beta; the encoded protein is MNWLTNYVRPKIRTLLGRKDVPENLWHKCPACEQMIFHRELEKTLRVCPSCGHHMRLPAKARIAMLMDEGYATIELPAVPQDPLHFRDQKRYVDRLKAARAETELEDAIIVAHGTIGAYRAVVAVFAFEFMGGSMGTAVGEALVAAARLAVLQQAALVVVTASGGARMQEGVLSLMQMPRTIIAVQHVKDAGLPYLVVLTDPTTGGVTASFAMLGDVHIAEPGALIGFAGARVIEQTVREKLPEGFQRAEYLHAHGMVDLVVKRAELKQTLARLIGLLTEPAARRAARPGAEVIALPAPQAD